The segment CCTGTAACAACCGTAGAGCACAGTATTGACTCACAGGTGCTCCTTCGAGCTTTGCAATAACCTTCATTCACCCACACAAGtcaacaaaaaaaaacatcaaatctAAAGCTTTATTAACTACAGAAGTCAAACACTAGTCAAACCTAATCACATACAAGTATATAGCAAGCTGCCGTTTGATACCATCTCCTTTGGAAACATTCTTCAAACAACCTGGATTAAAGCATAAGCAACAAACAACATATTAATTAAGGCAAATTGTAGAGAATAGCAATGGAGTTTACCCTATCTAGCAATATAAGAAATGTACTTTATTTTTTACCTGTAATAACAATGTACTTATATTTCTTTGttgataatagcaatgtactttatttttcacctattatagcaatgtacttacatTCTCTATATCTACCAATATAGGAAATGTAAGTACATCGATTTTATAAGTAAGGAATTATAAGATACatattggtaaaaaaaaatatatgtaagcAAGTTGTTACTATGGTAAATAAATGTAAATATATTGCTAGTGTGGGTAAAGAATCAGGTACATTGTCTAAATTGATAAAAATGAATAAAGTATGTTGATATTTCCTGAATCTTGACCTATTAATTAAAAGGTAAATCCACAagtaaagttgaaaaaaaaaaaaaacttactcgGTTGATCTACCAGCAGCAGAAAACAAGTCTGCCCAATGTCGACCATCAGTCTTTCTTGCCACACTAACAACAACATCAAAATATTCTGGAAATTTCTTTATTAAATCACAAGTTTTCTCCAAAAGAGAAGGGCTTTGATTTCTGTTTGCATTTTGGCTGTCAACAAAGTTTCAGTATAATTTGTGAgatactttaaaataaaataagaaaaaaaaaacatttagaaaagaaaaaatgCTAGAATTACCTGGAAATTTCAGCTTCAAAAACAGTAAAAAGAAGCCACTCTAAGCAATGTGAAAAATGAGGCTTCTCCTCTGATAATCGAGCCAGTTGTAAAGCTTCTTCACTTTTATCTCTCTGAACAAGAACAAGACCAACAATTTATAAGCCAGTTTTAAACAACTTTACCATTATTTTTACAGTAGTGCGATCCATTTTAGTAATACTATAGAGGCTTAAGATCCATGGAAAACCCATTTTTCCGTGAGTACTAGTATGGACCATTGATTCAACAAGGGCATGGTTGTCAGATGTCACATGCTTTGATTGTAATTTTTTTACGTAATTAATCATCCCAATGCAACATGTCAACTTGTGGTTGGTGAGCGTGTTTTTTTTTCCAACAAAACTTATCTGgtagactttatttttattaaaaatataaataaataaaccaaaATTCGTATTTTTTTTATTCCCTACAATTAAACCCAATCTTGACAATTTTATAATTCCGATAATTTGAATCATGAATAATAATGAGCGTTATGATACAGTAGCATAAGTTGTTGAATGATCATAGCAAACATTATAATTCAAATAACAGATTTcagagaaaaaaatgaaaatatgtcAAGATTGGTCTCTATTTGTAGACAAAAGTACAAATTTTGATGTATTtagttttttccaaaaaaaacaaaGTCTAGCTTATATGTCAAATAAGTTTTGAtggaaaaagaaaaaattaaactaacCAACCATCAAATCAATGGATCAGATTAGTCCTCGCAGTTCTTAGGAAAAAAATGCGTTCTCAATTGATCCTTCttcatattattatatattagttAGCATTTAGCAACAAGGATAAAATTTGAAAGCACCTGAAGAAGGTGGCGAAGCAGGCAATGTAGTATAGTTTGTGCTTGAGGAGATGGCTCAAAACATGGAAACTCAGTGCATGCTGAAAACGATAGTCTCTGGGTAATTCCAACTACAATTCCCGCATTTGGAAGCAAACCAAGTGGATACACTTCACGATCAAATTCAAGCTCAGGATCCAGCTACAAATATTATTACATTACGACTATATTctgtcaaaaaaaaaaaggagGAAAATCATTAATCTGTGCTTACCTGTAAGAATTCTTCCTGTTTATAGGGGTCCACACCTGAAGATGGATACCAAACCTGTAACCAGAAATCATGTCATCAGTCATATATAAGATAAGGACAAAGTGGTAAATTAATAGAATTTTGTAAGATTTGAAAATTATCTATCACCTGCATTCCACGATGGCCATAGTCTAACCATGAAACTTCTTCAATCAAATTTGTTTTATCCACTGATCTTCCACATGTAACCCAAAACAGTTCTATAGACTCTGTAAGCTCCATTTCACGACCATCAATTAGATCAAGTAATGACAGTTCCCCATTCGCCCTTAGTATCAAACAtctaaaacgaaaaaaaaaaaaaaaaaaaaaaaaaaaaggaaaacaataAATAATTTTGCACAGAATTACCATTTATATGGTTTAATTGGTTAGAAGCAAAACCTAATGGGTTCTTTTTCTGATGATGATGAAGCGTCTTTAATGGAGGCATCAGTATCTGGTTGATCGGGTATAAAACGCATTGCAGCAGGGTGGCACTTCGCAGTCATGATGGATAACTCTCGTACTGTAGAAAGCTGTTTGTCATTTTATCACTTAAAAATACAGGAAGAAACTTATAAAGACTAAAGTAACCCTCAATCAATGGTGTGCCAAATAAAATCAGTTCACAAACATAATCCATTTACCTGTAAAATAGGGGTACTGGAAGGAGTCAAGTCACCAGATAACTTCACATGGAATATATGGACATCAAATGGGTGGTAAGTCACAAGTAAATAGTCATTATAGACATCCATCACCAAGGGTTTTGCAAGCAATGGTTTTTGATAAAGAAGTGAGCTCTGATCAAGATGATATCTTGGGTAGAATAGCAACTCATACCTGCAAAAAAGTTGATAAGTACTTGTTATTTACCAATTAAACATGGAgtagttttttttctttctcattAGGTCTAGTATGGATAAAGTGGCTCAATGGATGATGATGTCTATCTGGATATAGTGTTGTATAAAGACTTTTTTTCTGGACTGAATAAACTATCTGAATCTGAACCTAAAAAAATGTAAACCCTTATAGTATTATTACATGTGAAagtattatattttttattttaagaatacatttttttttaataaaagaaaagcTTTAAATCTCGAAATATATATTTCAATAAACATCAAAAACAAAATGGATCTAAATTAATGTCATCAATTTATGAAATACTGCTTAAAGTGGTCACTGGATTTTCAcgtgtttttaacatgtaaaattcaacaaaatagttttattagtcacatatttatatatatgtactaTACTTATTATGCAAATTTCGTTCAATCTTAAGTCTGAATCCATAAGAAAGGGGTGGGGATAAAAGGGAAAAATGTAACAAATAGCATATGTATGTATTACACCAGATTTTTTTGGCTTAAACCATTAAGCCATTCTGTCcagattaagtaaaaaagaaacatccATGTATAGTTGTCCAGATTAAgtccttaacccattaagtcaacAAGAAACAGCCCCTAAGAATCTCATTGTGCATAAATTGCTCACATGTCTGATTGCTCGATGTAGTTGCAAACAACAACAATCTTCCCCATCCATAACAAGCCTGTACATTGAATCTTTTGTTCTTGAGTCACATCCCCAAAAAATCTCCATCTATTTAATCGAATGTCATATAAAATCAACCCATGAAGACCAGCAACTGCCAAATACATCCCATCCTCACTGGCTGCCACATGAAGAACaggccaattttgtgaaataTAAGAAACTGGAAGATTAAGATGCATTAACTTGAGTTCATCTGTATCTTGGACAACAAGTAACCGATCTTCACCATAGATAACTTGTCTAACATGGGTTTTACCCGAAACCCCTCTGTTAAGGCAACATTTCCCAAAAGAAAACGCAAGTATTCTCTCTGAAGAACCTTCTTCAACAGCATAAAGTCTATACCCATATTCATCCCACTGCATAAATGAGGTCCCACTCATTAAAGGTTCATAATTTCCATCTGGGTTTTGCTTTACCCCTGGAGATGACACGGAATTTAAACCAATTTGACGGATTGTAGACATCAAACGACAACCAGAAATAGACCAAACTGTAAGTCCTCTTAATTTCCATCCAACTGCAAAAGCAGAACTATCAGGTGTCCATGAAATAGAACTAACCGCACCGGTATCATCCATTGAATATCTACAGAAACAAACATGGGTAAAACAGTCATTCATCATTACAAAGTACAAACTTCAAAGATGAATTCCATGATATAATTACAATTTACAAACTTACCCCCAATCATGTAAGGAGACAGAACGAATAAGTGAAATGGGTTCGCTAATTTCATACAACTCTATGACACCTCTTCTGGTGCCAACAGCAAGGATTTGCTGATCTGGCGAAATGGAAGCACATACTGCATCGCCAGAGCCTAACCGATACTCGGGTTTGACCGAGTCAGCTTGCTTCAGACCTCTTTTACTTATGGAACATAGCACCAATTGTCCATCAGAGAATAGAACAAATAACAGCCTTAGTGGCAATGAAAACTCCAAATAAGTGATGGCTGATTTTCTAGACAGAGAATGACTGGATGATACAACACCATTAGACAATTTTGTATGGCCATTTCCAGTGTTCAAATGGAAGTCAAGATCCAAGGCTCCATAAAACTCACCCTTCCAAGACATATTATACAAACTTCCATTTGAAAGTCCAACCAACAAGTTTTTGCTGTCACAAATGATATTGCTCATCATCAGGTCCTTTTCTGAAAAGGGGACTTCCTCATTCATAAGTAGAGAAATATTCGCAAGAGATAGACTGGATGGTTGTTTTCCTCCTATGTGTATTTTTTTCTCCATAAACTGGACTTTATATATGTGAAGATAAAATGAAGATGTCTGCAAACAAAGGAAACAATATAAAAAGTTACATTATTCTACACTTGATATCATGATTCTAAGCATAGCAAAGAGATTTTACTTTACGAGCAACAAAACGATCCAAATATGATGCTCACAAAGTTATATAAAAACACCAACAAGGACAAGAAGCCATTTAGCCAATCCCATACTTACAAGAACAGCAATTAATTTGGTATCAGGGCTCCAGATAGCCTGCACATTTTCCCCCTCTCTTGCTATTGAATCCGGATCTCGCTTGTACTTCCCTAATCTCACCCTATGCTGCACCAGATATAGATCAAAACCAAAAATTAATGCTCATGATTATTAATTTCTTAAACCAAATGCATAAATTTCGCTAAAATTTTAACTGTATTTTCAGTTAAAGCAATTGGAAAACTACTTAAATATGTGGCCTAATAAAGCATTGCATCCACTCGTTGATTTTAGTACTCCATTCCTTTTTAATAGGAACTCGACTACAGTTCCGTACACCACTGTCAGCaaaattcatgatcataatcatCAATTTCCTATATCAAGTGCATCAATCTAGTAAAAAACCGATTGAGCACAACTCAAATTGCGAACTAATGATGTAATTTCAAAATTTGTGCATATACATACTAACAATTTGTAAGGATAGAGAGAGAATTAGACCTGCGAAGAGCTCCACAGCTCAAAATGAGAAGGGCAAACAACTAGCAATAAACGATCAACAACTTTAAGGTATATGATCTGCTGCGAAGTTGGACATAGCCCTGATTCCAGAGGGATCACCTGAGGCCATCCGTACGCCATATACATCTTCGCTTCTGATTGTAAGTATGATTATATCAAAATTTGAGTTGGTTTGCAGAGGATCAAAGGGATTGAAATGCTAGGGTTTTACGAGGAAATCAGAAATCATTGGGGGAGAGGGTAGAGACGGAGATGACGACCATGATTCAGGAGAAATAGAGGGTGTGTGGATCTGAGATTTTGAAAATGAGAAAATCGGGATGAGACGAAGTTTGAACTTCTTTTGTGGCCAAATTAAAACCTTTATAGTACAAGGGCTAATGGGTAACAATTTAAAATGCTATGGTAACTTGACGGTTATTTATGACTTAAATTGTACGACTGTACGAGGGCTAATTTTTGTACAAGTCTTTGCTAAAAGTCTAAAACGAGGAATAACAATTATGCATTCTTGCACTAATTTGGTGTATTTCATATGTATCAAATAAGTTCTATAGGATCCAATTTTAATATGTGTTTTTTTCTTTAAGAGTTATCACAGTTAATTTTAATGAAATTAGATAATTTTTTAATATGTGATTTTATCTTTAAGAGTTATCGCAATTAATTTTGATGAAATTAGAtaatttaaaatagaaaaataatcatttttcttaagtttttgaaTAATAACCATTTAGTCCGGAATAACGTATTTTAAAGTTGTTATGGTCATTTTGGAGTTGGCAATTATTGGTAAAAAAAATCATCCAGAATGTGACATCCATACATTTTGGACTGAAAAATGCATTTCGGATCCCTTATTCGTAATGCACGGTCATTCCAAACTGTAATATTAGGGTAATTTTATTGTCATTGTCGCTGCATAAACCAAATATAACTTTTGGATACTAAAAAAATGAGTTTGTATAAGGAATTTTTTAGAGTATATGTTTCTAGTGGAAGACAATTGGTGTGAATCAATAGATCTATGCAATATATTGCTCCAAACTACACATGTTTTGGTGTAGATTTAAGCACTGATATCAACTTTTCTTGGTTAATTATGATGGTTGCTTCAAAGTTCATGTTACATACTAATCCAATACGTCTATCTTTTCAATGATATGGATCCAACATATTTTTGCAGATTTTTTATGGTAGCGAtgtccaatattttcttatttttgttagtATTATGCCTCCTAACACCATACAATTATTTGTTATTGATTATGTTATGGAAAGTGATATTAATCGATTTCCATGGGAAAATCGTTATGGTCGCAATAgaaccaaatttgtaatttattatTTATGATATTGAATCATGTTTCTTTTTACGATGG is part of the Lactuca sativa cultivar Salinas chromosome 7, Lsat_Salinas_v11, whole genome shotgun sequence genome and harbors:
- the LOC111894648 gene encoding uncharacterized protein LOC111894648 produces the protein MYMAYGWPQVIPLESGLCPTSQQIIYLKVVDRLLLVVCPSHFELWSSSQHRVRLGKYKRDPDSIAREGENVQAIWSPDTKLIAVLTSSFYLHIYKVQFMEKKIHIGGKQPSSLSLANISLLMNEEVPFSEKDLMMSNIICDSKNLLVGLSNGSLYNMSWKGEFYGALDLDFHLNTGNGHTKLSNGVVSSSHSLSRKSAITYLEFSLPLRLLFVLFSDGQLVLCSISKRGLKQADSVKPEYRLGSGDAVCASISPDQQILAVGTRRGVIELYEISEPISLIRSVSLHDWGYSMDDTGAVSSISWTPDSSAFAVGWKLRGLTVWSISGCRLMSTIRQIGLNSVSSPGVKQNPDGNYEPLMSGTSFMQWDEYGYRLYAVEEGSSERILAFSFGKCCLNRGVSGKTHVRQVIYGEDRLLVVQDTDELKLMHLNLPVSYISQNWPVLHVAASEDGMYLAVAGLHGLILYDIRLNRWRFFGDVTQEQKIQCTGLLWMGKIVVVCNYIEQSDMYELLFYPRYHLDQSSLLYQKPLLAKPLVMDVYNDYLLVTYHPFDVHIFHVKLSGDLTPSSTPILQLSTVRELSIMTAKCHPAAMRFIPDQPDTDASIKDASSSSEKEPIRCLILRANGELSLLDLIDGREMELTESIELFWVTCGRSVDKTNLIEEVSWLDYGHRGMQVWYPSSGVDPYKQEEFLQLDPELEFDREVYPLGLLPNAGIVVGITQRLSFSACTEFPCFEPSPQAQTILHCLLRHLLQRDKSEEALQLARLSEEKPHFSHCLEWLLFTVFEAEISSQNANRNQSPSLLEKTCDLIKKFPEYFDVVVSVARKTDGRHWADLFSAAGRSTELFEECFQRRWYQTAACYILVIAKLEGAPVSQYCALRLLQATLDESLYELAGELVRFLLRSGREYEPTTPTDSDKLSPRFLGLFLFPSSYRKQSTEARSPSFKEQNAHVASVKNILESHASYLMSGKELSKLVAFVKGTQFDLVEYLQREKYGSARLENFASGLELISRKLQMGTLQSRLDAEFLLSHMCSVKFKEWIVVLATLLRRSEVLIDLFRHDMRLWKAYSATLESHPSFSEYHDLLGSLGEKLSSNEITEET